GCCGCTGTCGGAGGGCGGACGTAGCTTGGCCCCATCGGGCACCGCGCCCGATCGAAGCGGCCACAGTCGGTGCTTCGGGACCCGCTCCACGGCCGCGTCGAGGACAGTGACCGGGCCGCGCGCGGCCCGGGGATGGAGTGGTCGTGACCTCTCAGAACGTCTCTCGCGGAACCCAGCAGCACCACACCGCGGACTCGTCCACCTCGGTCGCCCAGCGCACGTTCGTGCTCGACACATCGGTGCTCCTCAGCGATCCGCGGGCGTTGTTCCGCTTCGCCGAGCACGCGGTCGTCCTGCCCGTCGTCGTCGTCAGCGAACTGGAGGCCAAGCGCAACGACCCGGAGATCGGGTACTTCGCGCGGCAGGCCCTCCGACTCCTCGACGAGCTGCGCATCGAACACGAACGACTCGACTTCCCGATCGCCCTCGCCGACGGCGGGTCGTTCCGGGTCGAGCTGAACCACTCCAACCAGTCGGTGCTGCCCTCGGGCCTGCAGCTCGGTGACAACGACTCCCGGATCCTCGCGGTCGCGATGAACCTGGCGAACGACGGACTCGACGTCGTCGTCGTGTCGAAGGACCTGCCGCTCCGGGTCAAGGCGTCGTCGATCGGCATGGCGGCGGAGGAGTACCGCGCCGAGCTCGCCGTCGACTCCGGCTACACGGGCATCACCGACCTGCAGGTGTCGGGCGAGCAGATGGCCGACCTGTACGAGCGCGAGGAGGTCCCGTCGTCGCAGCTCGCCGGTGTCCCGGTCAACACGGGGGTCGTCATCCACTCGGAGCGCGGGTCGGCCCTCGGCCGGGTGCACACCGCCGGGTCCGTCGCCCTGGTGCGCGGGGACCGCGAGGTCTTCGGGCTCCGTGGGCGCTCGGCGGAGCAGCGGCTCGCGATCGACGCCCTGCTCGACCCGGAGATCGGCATCGTCTCGCTCGGCGGGTCAGCGGGCACCGGCAAGTCGGCGCTCGCGCTCTGCGCCGGGCTCGAGGCCGTCCTCGAACGGCAGCAGCACAAGAAGATCATGGTGTTCCGGCCGCTCTACGCGGTGGGCGGCCAGGAGCTCGGCTTCCTGCCCGGCGACGCCAACGAGAAGATGAACCCGTGGGCGCAGGCGGTGTTCGACACCCTCGGCGCGCTGGTGTCCGACAACGTCCTGGACGAGGTCGTCGAGCGCGGCATGCTCGAGGTGCTCCCGCTGACCCACATCCGCGGGCGCTCCCTGCACGACGCGTTCGTGATCGTCGACGAGGCACAGTCCCTCGAGCGCAACGTCCTGCTCACCATGCTCTCGCGCATCGGGCAGAACTCGCGGGTGGTCCTGACGCACGACGTGGCGCAGCGGGACAACCTGCGCGTCGGGCGGCACGACGGGGTCGCGTCGGTCATCGAGCGGCTGAAGGGGCACCCGCTGTTCGCGCACGTCACGCTGACGCGCTCCGAGCGTTCGGCGATCGCAGCGCTCGTGACGGACCTGCTCGACTCGCCGGACCTGGTGTAGCGCGCGGGGCGGACGCGACCCCGGGACGGACGGGAGGCACGGTGCCAGCCGGCACCGTGCCTCCCGTCCGTCGGTGGGTGCGCCCGTCAGTTCGGGTGCGTCATCGACAGCACGTCCAGAGCGCTGTCGAGCTGCTCCTCGGTGACCTCGCCCCGCTCGACGTGGCCGAGGGCCACGACGGCCTCACGCACGGTGATGCCCTCGGCGACGGCGTACTTCGCGACCTTCGCGGCGGCCTCGTAGCCGATGACCCGGTTGAGCGGCGTCACGATCGACGGCGACGACTCGGCGAAGGCCCGCGCGCGCTCGAGGTTCGCCTGCAGCCCGTCGATCGTCTTGTCGGCGAGGACCCGCGAGCTGTTCGCGAGCAGGCGGATCGACTCGAGGAGCGCGGTGCCCATCACCGGGATCGCGACGTTCAGCTCGAACGCGCCCGAGGCCCCGGCCCACGCGATGGTGGCGTCGTTGCCGATCACGCGCGCGGCGACCATGAGCGTGGCCTCGGGGATGACCGGGTTGACCTTGCCGGGCATGATCGACGACCCCGGCTGCAGGTCGGGGATGTGCAGCTCGCCCAGGCCGGTGTTCGGACCGGAGCCCATCCAGCGCAGGTCGTTGTTGATCTTCGTCAGGCTGACCGCGATGACCTTGAGCGCGCCGGACGCCTCGACCAGGGCGTCACGCGCGCCCTGCGCCTCGAAGTGGTCGAGCGCCTCGGTGATCGGCAGCCCGGTGTCGGACGCCAGCTGCGCGATGACGCGCTGCGGGAAGCCCTTCGGGGTGTTGATGCCGGTGCCGACCGCGGTGCCGCCGAGCGGGACCTCGGCGACGCGGGGGAGCGTCGCCTGCACCCGCTCGACCCCGAGCCGGACCTGGCGCGCGTAGCCGCCGAACTCCTGGCCGAGGGTGACCGGCGTCGCGTCCATCAGGTGCGTGCGGCCGGACTTCACCGCGTCGGCCCAGAGCGTCGCCTTGGCCTCGAGGGACTCGGCGAGGTGCTCGAGCGCCGGGACGAGGGTGCGGATGAGCGCCTCGGTCACGGCGACGTGCACGGAGGTCGGGAACACGTCGTTCGAGGACTGCGACGCGTTGACGTGGTCGTTCGGGTGCACGTCCGACCCGGCGATCCGGGTGGCGAGCGTCGCGAGGACCTCGTTCATGTTCATGTTCGACGAGGTGCCGCTGCCGGTCTGGTAGACGTCGACCGGGAACTGGTCGTGGTGCTGCCCGCCGATGACAGCGTCCGCGGCCTGCGCGATCGCGTCCGAGACGGCCGGGTCGACGATGCCGAGCTCGCCGTTGACGACCGCGGCGGCGCGCTTGATCCGGGCGAGCGCGACGATCTGCGCCGACTCGAGGCCGGCACCGGAGATCGGGAAGTTCTCGACGGCACGCTGGGTCTGGGCGCGGTAGAGCGCCGACGCCGGTACCCGGACCTCGCCCATGGTGTCGTGCTCGATGCGGTAGTCGCCCTCGGGGGTGCTGTCCGGGGCGGTGGTCGCGGTGGTGTCGGTCACGTCGTCGTGGTCCTTCCTGTCGTGCTCGCCGGCGCGGTCGCGTCGACGCGGTCGTACGGTCCCGTCGGTGTCGGGGCCTGCGTCGTCGGCGCCGGTCAGGCCTGTCCGACTACGGTGTCGATGGAGACCTCGCCGGTCCCCAGGTCGTAGGTCGCGCCGACGACCGCGAGCCGTCCCTCGGCGATCGCGTCCGAGACGGCGCCGGAGCGCTCGATCACCTGGCGGAGCGTGGCCTCGAGATGGGCGGCGCCGACGGCTTCCTGCGGCAGGTCGGCGTCGGTGGTGCGGACCTGCTCGACACTCGGCGCGATGGCGTCGACGAGGGCCTGCAGGTGCGGCGCGGGCACCGGCTCACCGGAGCGGGCGGCGGCGACCGCTCCGCAGCGGGTGTGGCGGAGCACGACGACGAGCGGCGTGCCGAGCGCCACGACCGCGAACTCGATCGAGCCGAGGACGACGTCGTCGACGATCTGCCCGGCGTTGCGGATCGCGAAGAGGTCGCCGATACCGGCGTCGAAGACGTGCTCGAACGGCACGCGCGAGTCGGAGCACCCGAGGACGGTGGCGAACGGAGCCTGCGAACCGGTGAGCTCACCACGGCGGTCCGGGTCGATCCGGCCGGTGCGGCGCTTGTCGGCGGCGAAGCGGGCGTTGCCCTCGACGAGCAGGCGGAGGGCCTCGGACGGGGTGGCGGCGGCGCGGTCGGGCATGGGCTTCCTCGGGGTCGGGTGGGCTGCGTCGGGTGGGTCACTGCTGCGCGAACTGCTTCGACACGGCCGTGGCGACGGTCGTGAAGGACGCGTCGTCGGCGGTGCCGGACAGGACGATGGTGTTCCGGTCGAAGGTACCGACCAGCGAGTACGCGTGGTTGCCCGCGTCCTTGCCCTCGGCTCGCCGGTCGTACACGGTCCACTTCGTGCCCGCGATGGTGCGGTCACCGGTGGACGGCTTCTGGTCGAGCTGGTTCGCGACCCACGAGGCGTTCGCGTCGATGCCCTGCTGCAGGCCGATGTACTGCTTGTCGGGCGTGATCAGGCCGACCGTCCAGACCTTGACCTCGTCGGAGGTCTTGTCCTGGAAGTCGGCGCGGTTGGCGCTGTAGTCCTTCGGCAGGTCCGGGGCGGCGAGGGTCACGCCGGGGACGTTCGCCTGCGACGCGATCTGCTGGTAGTCGACGGTCCGGTCCACGGTCTGGTCGGGGCGGACCACGACGAGCACCAGGAACAGCACGATGCCGAGTGAGGCGATGAGGGCGAGCACGAGGTTGAACGCCGTCTGGTGCTCACGACGGGTGCGGCGTGCGGCGTCCTTGCGCGCCCAGGTCTCCTCAGCCGTCTCGGGGCGGCCGAGCTCGGCGACGATCGGGCGGCCGTCGGCGTCGGTCACCGGTCCGCTCCGTCCTGGTCGCCCGCTCCGTCCGCGTTCGCACCGGCGGTGGAGGCACGGGCGGCGTCGAGCCGGGCGCGGGCGCCGACCAGCCACTCCTCGCACCGGGCGGCGAGGGACTCCCCGCGCTCCCACAGCGCCAGCGAACGCTCGAGCGTCGCGGACCCCTGCTCGAGCTCCGTGACGACGCGCACGAGTTCGTCGCGCGCCGCTTCGTAGCTCAGCGACTGCACGTCGGACGGCACGGGTTCCTGCTGGGTCGACACCACTCGATCCTACCGAGCACCCTCCGACGCGGCGTACCGGCGGCCGGACCGGTGGAGAACGGTGCGGCGCCGGATCCCGCGGCCCGCGGCGCCGGGCGCGTCCGGCTCGGCGGCAGGCCCCGAACCCGTCAGGCCCCGGACCCGTCAGGCTCCGGACCCGTCCGGCCCCGGCCCGTCCGGCTCGAGCGTGCCGGTCGCCGTGCCCGCCCCGAGCGTCACGTGCACGGGCGTCGGCCCCGACAGGTCGTCGGTGCCGCGGACGACCCCGCCGTCCGCGGTCTGCACGATGGCGTAGCCCCGCCGCAGCGTGTCCCGCGGGGAGAGCGCGCGGAGCCGGCCGGTCAGGTGCCCGACGTCGCTGTGCGAGCGCTCGAGCCGACGGTCGAGCAGCTCGCGGGCGCGGGAGAGGTCGCGCGCCACCTCCTCTGCCCGGGTGTCGACGAGCCACGCGGTCGACGCCAGGGCGGGGCGGGAGCGGAGCGCGGCGATCCGGTCGGCCTCGACCGACAGGGTGTGCGACAGCCGCAGGCCCAGGCGTGCCCGGGCCTGCCGGACGTTGGCGAGCTCCTCGGCCACGTCCGGCACGACCCGCTTCGCCGCGTCGGTCGGGGTCGAGGCGCGGAGGTCAGCGACCTCGTCGAGGATCGGCCGGTCGGCCTCGTGCCCGATCGCCGAGACGATCGGCGTCGACGCGGCCGCCGCGGTGCGGACCAGCCCCTCGTCGCTGAAGCCGAGCAGGTTCTGGAAGTCTCCGCCACCGCGGGCCACGATGATGACGTCGACGGTCGGGTCGGCGTCGAGCTCGACGATCGCGGCCGTGACCTCGCCCACCGCGCGTTCGCCCTGCACGGCGGTGTGCACCGTGCGGAACTCCACCTGCGGCCACCGCAGCTGCGCGTTCCGCTTGACGTCCTTCTCGGCGTCGGAGTCCTTGCCGGTGATCAGGCCGATGCGGTGCGGCAGGAACGGCAGGCGCTTCTTGCGGGCGGGGTCGAACAACCCCTCGGCCGCCAGGGTCCGGCGCAGCCGTTCGAGGCGCTCGAGCAGGTCACCGAGCCCGACGTGCTTCATCTCGACGACCTGCATGGTCAGCGAGCCGCCCTTGACCCAGTAGTTCGGTTTGACGG
The Curtobacterium citreum genome window above contains:
- a CDS encoding exodeoxyribonuclease VII small subunit gives rise to the protein MSTQQEPVPSDVQSLSYEAARDELVRVVTELEQGSATLERSLALWERGESLAARCEEWLVGARARLDAARASTAGANADGAGDQDGADR
- a CDS encoding PhoH family protein, whose amino-acid sequence is MVVTSQNVSRGTQQHHTADSSTSVAQRTFVLDTSVLLSDPRALFRFAEHAVVLPVVVVSELEAKRNDPEIGYFARQALRLLDELRIEHERLDFPIALADGGSFRVELNHSNQSVLPSGLQLGDNDSRILAVAMNLANDGLDVVVVSKDLPLRVKASSIGMAAEEYRAELAVDSGYTGITDLQVSGEQMADLYEREEVPSSQLAGVPVNTGVVIHSERGSALGRVHTAGSVALVRGDREVFGLRGRSAEQRLAIDALLDPEIGIVSLGGSAGTGKSALALCAGLEAVLERQQHKKIMVFRPLYAVGGQELGFLPGDANEKMNPWAQAVFDTLGALVSDNVLDEVVERGMLEVLPLTHIRGRSLHDAFVIVDEAQSLERNVLLTMLSRIGQNSRVVLTHDVAQRDNLRVGRHDGVASVIERLKGHPLFAHVTLTRSERSAIAALVTDLLDSPDLV
- a CDS encoding carbonic anhydrase, whose translation is MPDRAAATPSEALRLLVEGNARFAADKRRTGRIDPDRRGELTGSQAPFATVLGCSDSRVPFEHVFDAGIGDLFAIRNAGQIVDDVVLGSIEFAVVALGTPLVVVLRHTRCGAVAAARSGEPVPAPHLQALVDAIAPSVEQVRTTDADLPQEAVGAAHLEATLRQVIERSGAVSDAIAEGRLAVVGATYDLGTGEVSIDTVVGQA
- the xseA gene encoding exodeoxyribonuclease VII large subunit, with product MAIEQGPPTADNPWPVALLGAKIRDWIDRLGVAWVEGEITQWNVAGGNVYGKLKDVEVDATVSFSIWSSVRSRVPADLKQGARVVAAVKPNYWVKGGSLTMQVVEMKHVGLGDLLERLERLRRTLAAEGLFDPARKKRLPFLPHRIGLITGKDSDAEKDVKRNAQLRWPQVEFRTVHTAVQGERAVGEVTAAIVELDADPTVDVIIVARGGGDFQNLLGFSDEGLVRTAAAASTPIVSAIGHEADRPILDEVADLRASTPTDAAKRVVPDVAEELANVRQARARLGLRLSHTLSVEADRIAALRSRPALASTAWLVDTRAEEVARDLSRARELLDRRLERSHSDVGHLTGRLRALSPRDTLRRGYAIVQTADGGVVRGTDDLSGPTPVHVTLGAGTATGTLEPDGPGPDGSGA
- a CDS encoding class II fumarate hydratase encodes the protein MTDTTATTAPDSTPEGDYRIEHDTMGEVRVPASALYRAQTQRAVENFPISGAGLESAQIVALARIKRAAAVVNGELGIVDPAVSDAIAQAADAVIGGQHHDQFPVDVYQTGSGTSSNMNMNEVLATLATRIAGSDVHPNDHVNASQSSNDVFPTSVHVAVTEALIRTLVPALEHLAESLEAKATLWADAVKSGRTHLMDATPVTLGQEFGGYARQVRLGVERVQATLPRVAEVPLGGTAVGTGINTPKGFPQRVIAQLASDTGLPITEALDHFEAQGARDALVEASGALKVIAVSLTKINNDLRWMGSGPNTGLGELHIPDLQPGSSIMPGKVNPVIPEATLMVAARVIGNDATIAWAGASGAFELNVAIPVMGTALLESIRLLANSSRVLADKTIDGLQANLERARAFAESSPSIVTPLNRVIGYEAAAKVAKYAVAEGITVREAVVALGHVERGEVTEEQLDSALDVLSMTHPN
- a CDS encoding DUF4245 domain-containing protein, encoding MTDADGRPIVAELGRPETAEETWARKDAARRTRREHQTAFNLVLALIASLGIVLFLVLVVVRPDQTVDRTVDYQQIASQANVPGVTLAAPDLPKDYSANRADFQDKTSDEVKVWTVGLITPDKQYIGLQQGIDANASWVANQLDQKPSTGDRTIAGTKWTVYDRRAEGKDAGNHAYSLVGTFDRNTIVLSGTADDASFTTVATAVSKQFAQQ